A part of Setaria viridis chromosome 8, Setaria_viridis_v4.0, whole genome shotgun sequence genomic DNA contains:
- the LOC117833687 gene encoding uncharacterized protein yields MELEHNLELTLFHRSSSTETGFFVCIYCDRKFFSPQALGGHQNAHKYERSLAKHRREITAAMRAHSATMDAPRRPKGGVRIVVAADNRSRQGMKKAALVPALLSNKERSLEPGYGADSTDELDLSLRL; encoded by the coding sequence ATGGAGCTGGAGCACAACCTTGAGCTCACCCTCTTCCACCGCTCGTCGTCGACGGAGACCGGCTTCTTCGTCTGCATCTACTGTGACCGCAAGTTCTTCAGCCCGCAGGCGCTCGGCGGACACCAGAATGCGCACAAATACGAGCGCAGCCTGGCCAAGCACCGCCGAGAAATCACTGCCGCCATGCGCGCGCATTCGGCCACCATGGATGCGCCGCGCAGGCCCAAGGGTGGTGTCCGAATCGTCGTTGCTGCAGATAATCGGTCGAGGCAGGGAATGAAGAAAGCTGCTCTGGTGCCTGCCCTTCTGAGTAACAAGGAGAGGTCGTTGGAGCCTGGCTATGGCGCAGATAGCACCGACGAGCTCGACTTATCTCTCAGGCTTTGA